Proteins encoded in a region of the Populus alba chromosome 13, ASM523922v2, whole genome shotgun sequence genome:
- the LOC118060899 gene encoding uncharacterized protein produces MGSEGLPAVTIHVTGFKKFHGVAENPTETIVSNLKEYMKKKGMPKGVVLGSCNVLEAAGQGGVSPLYQTFQSAINSKDYESSSPGRIIWLHFGVNSGATRFAIEHQAVNEATFRCPDEMGWKPQKVPIIPSDGGISRVRETTLPVEEITKSLAKKGYEVMTSDDAGRFVCNYVYYHSLRFAEQNGTKSLFVHVPLFLTIDEETQMQFAASLLEVLASLY; encoded by the exons ATGGGGTCTGAAGGGCTTCCAGCTGTAACAATCCATGTGACAGGATTCAAGAAATTCCATGGAGTGGCTGAAAACCCAACTGAGACAATTGTTAGTAATCTAAAAGAGTACATGAAGAAGAAGGGCATGCCAAAAGGTGTGGTTCTGGGGAGTTGCAATGTTCTTGAGGCTGCAGGACAAGGCGGAGTTTCTCCACTTTACCAGACATTTCAATCTGCCATAAACTCAAAGGATTATGAATCTTCAAGTCCTGGAAGAATTATTTGG CTGCACTTTGGGGTCAATAGTGGGGCAACAAGATTTGCCATTGAGCATCAAGCTGTCAATGAAGCTACTTTTCGCTGTCCAGATGAGATGGGATGGAAACCACAG AAAGTACCCATCATTCCTTCAGATGGTGGAATTTCACGAGTTCGAGAG ACTACTCTTCCTGTTGAGGAGATCACAAAGTCCTTGGCAAAGAAAGGTTATGAGGTGATGACATCCGATGATGCAGGCCGATTTGTGTGCAACTATGTTTACTACCATTCCCTTAGGTTTGCAGAGCAAAATGGGACAAAGTCTCTCTTTGTGCATGTGCCACTTTTCTTGACCATAGACGAGGAGACTCAGATGCAATTTGCTGCTTCCTTGTTGGAGGTACTTGCTTCTTTGTATTAG
- the LOC118060894 gene encoding FACT complex subunit SPT16: MADQRNGTGQPSNAARNAYAIDVEKFKTRLKALYSNWNENKADLWGSSDVVAIATPPPSEDLRYLKSSALNIWLLGYEFPETVMVFMKKQIHFLCSQKKASLLEVVKKPAREVVGVDVVMHVKAKTDNGTGLMDAIFHAIYAQSSADGKDTPVVGHIAREAPEGIILETWDEKLKGEGFELADVTSGLSDLFAVKDADELINVKKAAFLTFSVMNNVVVPKLENVIDEEKNITHSALMDEAEKAILDPTRAKAKLKADNVDICYPPIFQSGGEFDLRPSAASNDEPLYYDSASVIIIAVGSRYNSYCSNVARTLMIDATPLQSKAYAVLLKAHEAAIGALKPGNKVSAAYQAALSVVEEEAPELVPNLSKSAGTGIGLEFRESGLNLNAKNDRVVKAKMVFNVSLGFQNLQNQIDNSKIRNFSLLLADTVIVGDQNPDVVTSKSSKAVKDVAYSFNVGEEEEQKTRARAEVNGGENMMSKTALRSDNGEISKEELRRQHQAELARQKNEETARRLAGGGSAKGDNRAASKTSTDLVAYKNVNDIPPARDLMIQIDQKNEAVLLPIYGNMVPFHVSTIRTVSSQQDTNRTCYIRIIFNVPGAAFNPHDSNSLKHQGAIYLKEVSFRSKDPRHISEVVQLIKTLRRHVVARESERAERATLVTQEKLQLAGNRFKPIRLTDLWIRPVFTGRGRKLPGALEAHVNGFRFSTSRSEERVDIMFSNIKHAFFQPAEKEMITLLHFHLHNHIMVGNKKTKDVQFYVEVMDVVQTLGGGKRSAYDPDEIEEEQRERDRKNKINMDFQSFVNRVNDLWSQPQFSGLDLEFDQPLRELGFHGVPHKVTSFIVPTSSCLVELVETPFLVVTLGEIEIVNLERVGLGQKNFDMTIVFKDFKRDVLRIDSIPSTSLDGIKEWLDTTDIKYYESRLNLNWRQILKTITDDPQSFIDDGGWEFLNLEASDSDSDNSEDSDQGYIPSDAEPESESEDDVSDSESLVESEDDEEEEDEEDSEEEKGKTWEELEREASNADREKGDDSDSEEERNRRKVKTFGKSRPAPRPATRPAPRPAPRPPPRTVPGSMPKRPKFR, translated from the exons ATGGCTGATCAGAGGAATGGAACCGGTCAGCCTTCAAATGCTGCAAGAAATGCATATGCTATTGATGTGGAGAAGTTTAAAACACGTCTCAAGGCACTTTATTCGAATTGGAATGAGAACAAGGCTGATTTATGGGGGTCTTCTGATGTTGTTGCTATAGCAACACCTCCACCTTCCGAGGACTTACGGTATCTGAAATCGTCAGCTTTGAATATTTGGTTGCTTGGGTATGAGTTTCCAGAGACGGTAATGGTTTTTATGAAGAAGCAGATTCACTTCTTGTGTAGCCAGAAGAAGGCTTCTTTGCttgaagttgtgaaaaaacCTGCTAGGGAAGTAGTGGGTGTTGATGTTGTGATGCATGTAAAGGCGAAGACTGATAATGGGACTGGTCTGATGGATGCTATATTCCATGCTATTTATGCTCAGTCTAGTGCTGATGGGAAAGACACACCTGTTGTTGGACACATAGCGAGAGAGGCTCCTGAAGGAATTATTTTAGAAACTTGGGATGAGAAATTGAAGGGTGAGGGCTTTGAGCTTGCTGATGTAACTAGCGGGTTGTCTGATTTGTTTGCTGTTAAGGATGCTGATGAGCTCATTAATGTGAAGAAGGCTGCTTTTTTGACTTTTAGTGTAATGAACAATGTTGTGGTGCCAAAGCTTGAGAATGTTATTGACGAGGAGAAAAATATCACCCATTCTGCTTTGATGGACGAGGCAGAGAAGGCCATTTTGGATCCCACTAGAGCTAAGGCAAAGTTGAAGGCAGATAATGTTGATATATGCTACCCTCCAATATTTCAGAGCGGAGGAGAGTTTGATCTCAGGCCTAGTGCTGCAAGCAATGATGAGCCCCTGTACTATGATTCTGCCAGTGTAATCATTATTGCTGTTGGGTCTCGATACAACAGTTACTGCTCAAATGTTGCCCGGACTCTAATGATAGATGCCACTCCCTTGCAGAGCAAGGCTTATGCAGTTCTTCTCAAGGCACATGAAGCTGCTATTGGTGCTTTGAAGCCCGGCAACAAAGTAAGCGCTGCTTATCAAGCTGCCCTGTCAGTGGTTGAGGAGGAAGCTCCTGAATTGGTTCCAAATCTGAGCAAATCAGCTGGGACAGGCATAGGTCTTGAGTTTCGTGAGTCGGGTCTGAATCTTAATGCCAAGAATGATCGAGTTGTGAAAGCAAAAATGGTTTTCAACGTGTCTCTTGGTTTTCAGAATTTGCAAAATCAGATTGATAATTCCAAGATTCGGAATTTTTCATTGTTGCTTGCAGATACAGTTATTGTAG GTGATCAAAATCCGGATGTGGTGACTTCGAAGAGCTCCAAAGCTGTTAAGGATGTGGCTTACTCTTTCAATGTAGGCGAGGAGGAAGAACAAAAAACTAGAGCTAGAGCTGAGGTGAATGGCGGGGAGAACATGATGTCTAAGACAGCATTGAGGTCTGATAACGGGGAGATCTCAAAGGAGGAGCTTCGGAGGCAGCATCAAGCAGAACTTGCCCgccaaaagaatgaagaaactGCTCGGCGACTTGCTGGTGGAGGAAGTGCTAAAGGAGACAATCGTGCTGCTTCAAAGACTTCAACTGATTTGGTTGCCTACAAGAATGTGAATGACATTCCTCCTGCTAGAGACCTAATGATTCAGATAGACCAGAAGAATGAGGCTGTGCTTTTGCCTATTTATGGGAATATGGTGCCTTTCCATGTTTCCACAATCAGGACAGTTTCCAGCCAGCAGGATACCAACAGGACCTGTTACATTCGAATCATTTTTAATGTTCCTGGAGCAGCTTTTAATCCTCATGACTCCAATTCATTGAAGCACCAAGGAGCTATTTATTTGAAGGAGGTGTCCTTTCGTTCAAAGGATCCTAGGCACATAAGTGAAGTGGTACAGCTGATCAAGACACTTAGACGGCATGTTGTGGCCAGGGAGTCAGAGAGGGCTGAGAGGGCAACCTTGGTTACCCAGGAGAAACTACAGCTTGCAGGGAATAGATTCAAGCCGATAAGGTTGACTGACCTATGGATTCGTCCTGTTTTTACTGGCCGTGGAAGAAAGTTGCCTGGTGCTCTTGAAGCTCATGTTAATGGATTCCGATTTTCTACTAGCAGATCCGAGGAGCGTGTGGATATTATGTTTTCAAACATCAAACATGCATTTTTCCAGCCTGCAGAGAAGGAAATGATCACTCTCCTGCACTTCCATCTTCACAACCACATTATGGTGGGAAACAAGAAGACCAAGGATGTGCAGTTTTATGTTGAGGTGATGGATGTGGTCCAGACTTTGGGAGGTGGAAAGAGGTCCGCCTATGACCCAGATGAGATTGAAGAAGAGCAGAGGGAAAGGGATAGGAAGAATAAGATCAATATGGATTTTCAAAGCTTTGTGAATCGAGTGAATGACCTTTGGAGCCAACCCCAATTTAGTGGACTGGACCTTGAGTTTGATCAGCCTTTGAGAGAGCTTGGCTTCCATGGAGTGCCCCACAAAGTCACATCATTCATTGTCCCAACTTCAAGCTGCCTGGTTGAGCTAGTTGAGACTCCTTTCCTTGTTGTCACCCTGGGTGAGATTGAGATTGTCAATTTGGAGAGAGTTGGTCTTGGACAGAAAAACTTTGATATGACCATTGTCTTCAAGGACTTCAAGCGTGATGTTCTCAGGATTGACTCCATCCCATCAACTTCACTTGATGGCATCAAAGAATGGCTTGACACAACAGACATCAAGTATTATGAGAGCAGATTGAATCTTAACTGGCGACAGATACTGAAGACAATCACTGATGACCCACAGAGCTTCATTGATGATGGCGGGTGGGAATTTCTGAATTTGGAAGCTAGCGATTCAGATTCTGACAATTCAGAGGATTCAGACCAGGGTTACATACCATCAGATGCAGAACCTGAGTCCGAGTCCGAAGATGATGTCTCTGACAGTGAATCACTTGTGGAGTCTGAGgatgatgaggaggaggaggatgaggaAGACTCTGAGGAAGAAAAGGGTAAGACATGGGAGGAGCTGGAGAGGGAAGCAAGCAATGCAGACAGGGAAAAGGGTGACGATTCAGACAGCGAGGAGGAGAGGAATAGAAGGAAAGTGAAGACTTTTGGGAAGTCTCGACCCGCTCCAAGACCCGCCACCAGACCCGCTCCAAGACCCGCCCCCAGACCCCCTCCCAGGACTGTCCCTGGTAGCATGCCCAAGAGACCCAAGTTCCGGTAG
- the LOC118060897 gene encoding zinc finger CCCH domain-containing protein 3 encodes MPVGKYYCDYCDKQFQDTPHARKRHLQSSSHLRAKSLWFSRNSNSNTLNSNNTDAGGFVKGLCNRFVKTGFCPYGDSCKYLHTNFATSQGTAFKDNVQSPTMPGNQLAGGSSFPGVAVRERMGMSWGNLPPSLKPPPEGGYPPLPFVDWG; translated from the exons atgccCGTAGGGAAATACTACTGCGACTACTGCGACAAGCAATTCCAAGACACCCCACATGCTCGAAAGCGCCATCTTCAAAGCTCCTCTCATTTACGCGCCAAATCTCTCTGGTTCAGCAgaaacagcaacagcaacaccCTCAATTCCAATAACACTGATGCTGGTGGCTTTGTTAAGGGACTCTGCAACCGCTTTGTCAAAAcg gGTTTTTGTCCTTATGGAGATTCTTGCAAGTATTTGCATACTAATTTTGCTACTAGTCAAG GAACTGCTTTCAAGGATAATGTTCAGTCACCAACTATGCCTGGAAATCAATTGGCTGGGGGCAGTTCTTTTCCAG GTGTTGCGGTGAGAGAGAGAATGGGAATGTCCTGGGGTAACCTGCCTCCATCACTAAAGCCTCCTCCAGAGGGTGGTTATCCGCCTCTTCCGTTCGTGGATTGGGGATAG
- the LOC118060898 gene encoding polygalacturonase At1g48100, translating into MTLSKILLLAFAFFFTYLEGRVHGKTKPNHLHIVSLISLPPAPAPAPAPAPAPQASSPSYYTDSPTPGPSPNLVRSLANVYNVLYFGAVGDGDTDDTQAFKMAWDTACFQNEPAILLAPDDYSFMIQPTVFTGPCKTSLVFQIDGTIMPPDGPESWPSKTNKRQWLVFYKIDGMSMQGGGVIDGRGEKWWNLPCKPHKGPNGATLPGPCDSPVAMRFFMSSNLTVQGLEVKNSPQFHFRFDNCQDVTVQMLSIKSPPRSPNTDGIHIENTNNVQIYNSVVSNGDDCVSIGAGCHNVDIKNITCGPGHGISIGSLGIGNSRACVSNITVRDSVIKRSENGVRIKTWQGGYGSVSKISFHNISMETVRNPIIIDQYYCQTKNCTNQTSAVHISDILYTSIKGTYDVRSPPLHLACSDSVPCTNLELAEIELLPAHGQFVADPFCWNAYGAMQNLTIPPISCLLDGIPQYIGQNTIDQCQDNLY; encoded by the exons ATGACATTGTCTAAAATTCTTCTTTTGGCCTTTGCTTTCTTCTTCACGTACCTTGAAGGAAGAGTTCatggaaaaacaaaaccaaatcacTTGCACATTGTTTCTCTCATTTCACTACCACCTGCTCCTGCTCCTGCTCCTGCTCCTGCCCCTGCTCCTCAGGCTTCTAGTCCAAGTTACTATACAGATTCTCCAACTCCTGGTCCTAGCCCTAATCTTGTTCGAAGTCTTGCCAACGTCTACAATGTACTATATTTTGGTGCTGTTGGTGATGGTGACACAGATGATACACAAGCATTCAAGATGGCTTGGGACACTGCTTGCTTTCAGAATGAACCAGCCATTCTACTTGCTCCTGATGACTATTCTTTCATGATACAGCCTACTGTCTTTACTGGACCTTGTAAAACTAGCCTTGTGTTTcag ATTGATGGAACTATAATGCCACCAGATGGGCCTGAATCATGGCCAAGTAAGACGAACAAGAGACAATGGCTAGTGTTTTACAAGATCGATGGAATGTCAATGCAAGGAGGTGGTGTTATAGATGGCAGAGGAGAGAAATGGTGGAATCTACCCTGCAAGCCTCACAAA GGGCCTAATGGCGCAACACTTCCTGGCCCTTGTGATAGCCCAGTT GCTATGAGGTTTTTCATGAGCTCCAATTTGACAGTCCAAGGACTTGAAGTGAAGAACAGTCCCCAATTCCATTTTCGGTTTGATAACTGTCAAGATGTCACTGTACAAATGCTCAGCATTAAATCACCACCTCGAAGCCCAAATACAGATGGGATTCACATAGAGAACACAAACAATGTCCAAATATACAATTCAGTCGTATCCAATG GTGATGACTGTGTATCAATTGGAGCTGGTTGTCATAATGTTGACATAAAGAACATTACCTGTGGTCCAGGCCATGGCATAAG CATTGGCAGCCTTGGAATCGGCAACTCGAGGGCATGCGTGTCGAACATCACGGTGAGAGATTCGGTAATCAAGCGTTCTGAAAATGGTGTCCGGATTAAGACATGGCAGGGAGGTTATGGTTCTGTATCTAAAATCTCTTTCCACAACATTAGCATGGAAACGGTCCGCAATCCGATAATCATAGACCAATACTACTGCCAGACCAAGAACTGCACTAACCAAACAAGTGCAGTTCACATATCTGATATTTTGTACACAAGCATTAAGGGTACATATGATGTCAGGAGTCCACCCTTGCACTTGGCTTGCAGTGATTCAGTCCCATGCACTAACCTCGAGTTAGCAGAAATAGAGTTGCTTCCTGCTCATGGCCAATTTGTGGCAGATCCATTTTGCTGGAATGCTTATGGCGCAATGCAGAATCTTACCATCCCGCCAATTTCTTGCTTGCTGGATGGAATCCCACAATACATAGGGCAAAACACTATAGATCAGTGTCAGGATAATTTGTATTAG
- the LOC118060893 gene encoding FACT complex subunit SPT16, giving the protein MAENRNANAKPSNGKPTGAASPYAIDLDNFTKRLKMLYSHWKEHHNDLWGASDALAIATPPASEDLRYLKSSALNIWLVGYEFPETIMVFLKKQILFLCSQKKASLLDVVKKSAKEAVGVEVVILVKTKNDDGSGLMDIIFHAVLAQSNSNGHNTPVIGRIARESPEGKLLETWDEKVKNVNCELRDVTNGFSDLFAVKDSTELTNVKKAAFLSSSVMKQFVVPKLEKVIDEEKKISHSSLMGDTEKTILEPARIKVKLKAENVDICYPPVFQSGGEFDLKPSAASNDENLYYDSTSVIICAIGSRYNSYCSNVARTYLIDANPMQSKAYEILLQAHEAAISALKPGNMVSAVYQAALSVVEKDAPELTANLTKTAGTGIGLEFRESGLSLNSKNDQVLRQGMVFNVSLGFQHLQAETKNPKTQKYSVLLADTVIVGEKFADVVTSKCTKAVKDVAYSFNEDDQEEDRPKVKPERRGSATTLSKATLRSDNHEMSKKELRRQHQAELARQKNEETARRLAGGGSAATDNRGGAKTIGDLIAYKNVNDLPPPRDFMIQIDQRNEAIILPIHGSMVPFHVATVKSVSSQQDNNRTCYIRIIFNVPGTPFNPHDANSLKFQGSIYLKEVSFRSKDSRHISEVVQQIKTLRRQVTSRESERAERATLVSQEKLQLSSSKFKPMKLLDLWVRPPFGGRGRKLTGSLEAHTNGLRYSTSRPDERVDVMFGNIKHAFFQPAEKEMITLLHFHLHNHIMVGNKKTKDVQFYIEVIDVVQTIGGSKRSAYDPDEIEEEQRERDRKNKINMDFQNFVNRVNDVWSQPQFKALDLEFDQPVRELGFHGVPHKVSAFIVPTSSCLVELIETPCVVITLSEIEIVNLERVGLGQKNFDMTVVFKDFKRDVLRIDSIPSTSLDGIKEWLNTTDLKYYESRLNLNWRPILKTITDDPEKFIEDGGWEFLNMEVSDSDSENSADSDQGYMPSDVQSDSGSDDEDDLSESLVESEDDEEEDSEEDSEEEEGKTWEELEREASYADREKGNDSDSEEERKRRKIKAFGKAREPARAPTRPSARPPARAPTRPPARPPARAPARPPARPVTRQPDRRNVSSGLHKRPKLR; this is encoded by the coding sequence ATGGCTGAAAATAGGAATGCTAATGCAAAACCCTCAAATGGGAAGCCTACAGGAGCTGCCAGTCCTTATGCGATAGATTTGGATAACTTCACCAAGCGCTTGAAAATGTTGTATTCACATTGGAAGGAACACCATAATGACCTATGGGGTGCTTCTGATGCTCTTGCTATAGCAACACCTCCGGCTTCTGAGGATCTCCGGTATCTGAAGTCATCAGCACTGAACATTTGGTTGGTTGGATATGAGTTCCCAGAGACGATTATGGTCTTCCTGAAGAAGCAGATCCTTTTCTTATGTAGCCAGAAAAAGGCTTCTTTGCTTGATGTTGTGAAGAAGTCTGCCAAAGAGGCTGTGGGTGTTGAGGTTGTGATACTCGTGAAGACCAAAAATGATGATGGAAGCGGTTTGATGGATATCATTTTTCATGCTGTCCTAGCTCAGTCAAATTCTAATGGGCATAATACTCCTGTCATTGGACGTATAGCAAGAGAAAGTCCTGAAGGGAAGCTTTTGGAGACATGGGATGAAAAGGTAAAGAACGTTAATTGTGAACTAAGAGATGTAACAAATGGGTTCTCGGACTTATTTGCTGTCAAAGACAGCACTGAGCTTACAAATGTAAAGAAAGCAGCGTTTTTGAGTTCTTCAGTAATGAAGCAGTTTGTGGTGCCAAAGCTTGAAAAGGTCATTGATGAGGAGAAGAAGATCTCCCATTCTTCATTGATGGGTGACACAGAGAAGACAATATTGGAACCTGCAAGAATTAAGGTAAAGCTGAAGGCAGAGAATGTCGATATTTGCTATCCTCCGGTTTTTCAGAGTGGAGGAGAGTTTGATCTGAAACCGAGTGCTGCAAGCAATGATGAGAACCTCTACTATGACTCTACCAGTGTGATCATATGCGCAATCGGGTCTCGATACAACAGCTACTGCTCAAATGTTGCAAGAACTTATCTGATTGATGCCAATCCGATGCAGAGCAAGGCATATGAGATCCTCCTTCAGGCCCATGAAGCAGCTATCAGTGCATTGAAGCCTGGGAACATGGTCAGTGCTGTGTATCAAGCAGCACTctctgtggttgagaaggatgCTCCCGAATTAACTGCAAACTTGACGAAAACTGCTGGAACTGGAATCGGCCTTGAGTTTCGTGAGTCAGGGCTTAGTCTTAATTCCAAGAATGATCAAGTTCTGAGACAAGGAATGGTTTTCAATGTGTCTCTTGGCTTTCAGCATTTGCAGGCAGAgaccaaaaacccaaaaacccaGAAATATTCTGTCTTACTTGCAGATACAGTGATTGTTGGTGAGAAGTTTGCAGATGTGGTGACTTCAAAGTGTACTAAAGCTGTTAAAGATGTGGCATACTCATTCAATGAGGATGATCAGGAAGAAGATCGGCCAAAAGTCAAGCCTGAACGTAGAGGGAGTGCGACCACCTTGTCTAAGGCAACACTCAGGTCAGACAACCATGAAATGTCAAAGAAGGAGCTACGAAGGCAGCACCAGGCAGAGCTTGCCCGCCAAAAGAATGAAGAGACTGCAAGGAGGCTTGCTGGTGGGGGTTCTGCTGCAACAGATAATCGAGGTGGTGCGAAGACAATCGGTGATTTAATTGCATATAAGAATGTCAATGATCTCCCCCCTCCTCGAGACTTTATGATTCAGATTGACCAGAGGAATGAAGCCATAATATTACCAATCCATGGAAGCATGGTTCCTTTCCATGTTGCCACTGTGAAGAGTGTGTCCAGTCAGCAGGATAATAACCGAACTTGCTACATACGGATAATATTTAATGTGCCTGGCACTCCTTTTAACCCTCATGATGCAAACTCCCTTAAGTTTCAAGGGTCAATATACTTGAAGGAGGTTTCATTTCGTTCGAAGGACTCTAGACATATAAGTGAAGTGGTACAGCAGATTAAAACACTACGTCGACAGGTAACTTCCAGAGAATCTGAGAGGGCTGAGAGAGCGACCTTAGTTAGTCAGGAAAAGCTTCAACTCTCATCTTCCAAATTCAAGCCAATGAAATTGTTAGATCTATGGGTCCGTCCTCCTTTTGGTGGTCGTGGAAGAAAATTGACTGGTTCACTTGAAGCCCACACAAATGGCTTGCGCTATTCAACTTCAAGGCCTGATGAACGTGTTGATGTAATGTTTGGTAACATTAAGCATGCATTCTTTCAGCCAGCAGAGAAGGAAATGATTACTCTCCTGCACTTTCATTTGCATAATCACATAATGGTGGGGAACAAAAAGACCAAGGATGTGCAATTTTATATCGAGGTAATTGATGTGGTCCAGACAATTGGAGGGAGTAAAAGATCAGCCTATGACCCTGATGAGATCGAGGAAGAACAACGCGAGAGGGAtcgaaagaataaaataaacatggaCTTCCAGAACTTTGTGAACCGGGTGAATGATGTATGGAGCCAACCTCAATTCAAAGCACTTGACCTTGAGTTTGATCAGCCTGTAAGAGAACTTGGGTTCCATGGGGTTCCCCACAAAGTTTCAGCTTTCATAGTTCCAACATCGAGTTGCTTGGTTGAGCTGATAGAGACGCCTTGTGTGGTGATAACTCTGAGTGAGATTGAGATAGTTAATCTGGAGAGAGTTGGCCTTGGACAGAAGAattttgatatgactgttgtCTTCAAGGACTTCAAACGGGATGTCCTTCGAATAGACTCTATCCCCTCTACATCACTGGATGGCATAAAGGAGTGGCTTAACACCACTGACCTCAAGTATTACGAGAGTAGATTAAATCTCAATTGGCGACCTATACTGAAAACCATCACTGATGATCCGGAAAAATTCATAGAGGATGGTGGCTGGGAATTTTTAAACATGGAAGTTAGTGATTCAGATTCTGAAAACTCAGCAGACTCAGACCAAGGGTACATGCCTTCAGATGTGCAATCTGACTCAGGTTCCGATGATGAAGATGATTTAAGTGAGTCTTTGGTGGAATCCGAGGATGATGAGGAAGAGGACTCTGAGGAAGACTCAGAGGAGGAGGAAGGAAAGACATGGGAAGAGTTGGAGAGGGAAGCAAGTTATGCTGACAGGGAAAAGGGGAATGATTCAGATAGTGaggaggagagaaaaagaaggaagatcAAGGCATTTGGCAAGGCTCGAGAGCCAGCTCGAGCTCCTACTAGACCATCAGCTCGGCCACCAGCTCGAGCTCCCACTCGACCGCCAGCTCGGCCACCAGCTCGAGCTCCTGCTCGGCCGCCAGCTCGGCCAGTAACCCGACAACCTGATAGAAGAAATGTGAGCAGCGGTCTTCACAAGAGACCCAAGCTAAGGTGA
- the LOC118060896 gene encoding shaggy-related protein kinase NtK-1 has translation MASAGVAPTSGLREAGVHNVGVDKLPEEMNDMKIRDDKDMEATVVDGNSTETGHIIVTTIGGRNGQPKQTISYMAERVVGNGSFGVVFQAKCLETSETVAIKKVLQDKRYKNRELQTMRLLDHPNVVSLKHCFFSTTEKDELYLNLVLEYVPETVHRVIKHYRKMNQKMPLIYVKLYTYQIFRALSYIHRAIGVCHRDIKPQNLLVNPHTHQVKLCDFGSAKVLVKGEPNISYICSRYYRAPELIFGATEYTTAIDIWSAGCVLAELLLGQPLFPGESGVDQLVEIIKVLGTPTREEIKCMNPNYTEYKFPQIKAHPWHKIFHKRMPPEAVDLVSRLLQYSPNLRCTALDALTHPFFDELRDQNTRLPNGRFLPPLFNFKSHELKGVSAEMLVKLVPEHARKQCAFLAL, from the exons ATGGCTTCTGCGGGGGTGGCACCTACCTCGGGTTTGAGAGAAGCTGGTGTCCATAATGTTGGCGTGGACAAGTTACCTGAGGAAATGAATGACATGAAAATTAGGGATGACAAA GACATGGAGGCAACAGTAGTGGATGGTAATAGTACAGAGACAGGTCATATTATAGTAACAACAATTGGTGGTAGAAATGGCCAGCCAAAGCAG ACAATAAGTTACATGGCTGAGCGTGTTGTTGGGAATGGTTCATTTGGAGTTGTTTTCCAG GCAAAATGCTTAGAGACCAGTGAAACTGTTGCTATAAAGAAAGTTCTTCAAGATAAGAGGTACAAGAACCGTGAGCTGCAAACCATGCGTCTCCTTGACCACCCGAATGTTGTCTCCTTGAAGCATTGCTTCTTTTCAACGACTGAGAAGGATGAGCTTTATCTTAATCTGGTTCTTGAGTACGTCCCTGAAACAGTTCATCGTGTGATTAAACACTACCGCAAGATGAATCAGAAGATGCCACTAATATATGTCAAACTCTATACATATCAG ATATTTAGGGCATTGTCATACATCCATCGTGCTATTGGGGTGTGTCATCGTGACATTAAACCTCAAAACCTTTTG GTGAATCCTCATACACATCAGGTTAAATTATGTGATTTTGGCAGTGCTAAAGTCTTG GTTAAAGGGGAGCCAAATATATCTTATATCTGCTCTAGGTATTACAGAGCACCTGAACTTATATTTGGAGCAACTGAATACACCACGGCTATTGACATCTGGTCTGCTGGCTGTGTCCTTGCTGAGCTATTGCTTGGACAG CCTCTATTTCCTGGTGAGAGTGGAGTCGACCAGCTTGTTGAGATTATCAAG GTTTTGGGCACTCCAACAAGggaggaaattaagtgcatgaATCCAAATTATACAGAGTACAAATTCCCGCAGATTAAAGCTCATCCTTGGCACAAG ATATTCCACAAGCGCATGCCTCCAGAAGCAGTTGATCTGGTTTCAAGATTACTGCAATACTCCCCTAACTTGCGGTGCACAGCT TTGGATGCCTTGACACATCCCTTTTTTGACGAGCTCCGTGACCAAAACACCCGCTTGCCAAATGGGCGTTTCCTTCCAccattatttaactttaaatctCATG AATTGAAGGGGGTGTCAGCTGAGATGTTGGTCAAATTGGTACCCGAGCATGCAAGAAAACAATGTGCCTTTCTTGCTTTGTGA